AAAAAATTTGAAATTATAAACTTTAATTATTTAATTTTTTCTTCTTGATTCTAGAACAGCAAGTACATCTCTCCACTCAACTCCTTTATGCATAAGGGCTACTTGCAGATGATAAATTAAATCAGCAGCTTCATTTGAGATTGAATTTTTATCATTATCTTTGCAAGCCATTATAAATTCTGCAGATTCCTCTCCTATTTTTTTCAAAATAGTATTACTACCTTTAGTTAATAAATGATTTGTGTAACTTTTTTCTGATGGATTTATTGATCTTTCGTTAATTGTATTGAATAATTCAGAGCAAATATTTGAGAAGGGAGTTGTTTTTTTCTCTTTTTTATCACTTTGATTAATTTTGATTTCGTTGAAAAAACAACTTTTTTCTCCAGTGTGGCATGCTCCTGAACCATTTTGTTCAATCAAAAGGATTATTGCATCATTATCGCAGTCGAATCTTATCTCCTTAAGTATTTGGGTACTTCCACTTGTAGCTCCTTTTCTCCAAATTTCGGATCTTGATCTACTCCAATAATGAACGTTTTTGGTTTCAAGTGTGATTGTCAAAGATTCTTTGTTCATCCAAGCAAGCATAAGAATTGATCCGTCAAGCCAATCTTGTGCTATTGCAGGGATTAATCCATAATTATCAAAGCGTAGATCCTCTATCGAAAAATTAGTTGAATAAGTCATTATGTTCGTTATGTTAAATCCTACTCAATGTGTTTTATTAAGAATTATCCTAACAGTTAATTGATGTATATTCATTCTCTGAAATTTTCATGCAGCAAAAGTTACGAGGATTTTCCCTGTTCACATAGGCAATGGCGCCATGAAGGCCACTGCAGATTTGTGCATGGATATTCAAGATCATTCACCTTTTGGTTCACTGCAAAAAAATTAGACCTAAATGGTTTTGTTGTGGATTTTTCAAGTCTAAAGCCCCTAGAATATAGACTAAAGGAGCAATTTGACCATACTTTTCTAATAAATAAAGATGACCCTTTGCTAAATTACTGGGAAAAATTACATGACTTAGATGCTTTAGATCTGAGAATTATGGATAATGTGGGAATGGAGTTCACCTCTGAATTAATTTGGAGATGGGCTAATGAATACTTACAGGATAAGGATAAGGGCAGAACATGTTGTTGGAAAACAGAATCAAAAGAAAATAAATCGAATAAAGCAAGTTATGAGGAAATTCCTGATTGGTTCAAATCTTAGATTAAAGTTGTTAATTTTAAAGTCATATAGGGTTCTTTAATTAGATATTTAATCAACATTTATCTCTCCATTAACCAGATAAATATTAACCTCGTCTTTATTAAGGTAATGATTATTCAATATATTATTTGAAATTTTTGTCTCAATTTGTTTTTGAATAATTCTTTTTAAAGGCCTTGCACCAAAGGCATGATCGAAACTATTTTCGACAAGTTGGTTAATTGCTTCATCCGTAATTTTGAATTTTAAGTTTTTTTTGTTAAGTCTTTTTTCTAAATGTTGAAGCTGGATTTTTGCAATTTCTTTTATGTCATTTAATTCTAAATTATTAAAAATAACTATTTCATCAAGTCGATTTAAAAACTCAGGCTTGAAAAAATTTTTAATTTCATTATCTACAACTTTTTTAATTTCATTTGTATCTTCTTTTCTAATTGATAAATCATTTATTGATTGACTTCCTAAATTACTTGTGAGAACAATGATTGAATTTTTGAAATTGACTGTACGACCTTGACCATCAGTAATGATTCCATCATCAAGAACCTGTAAGAGAATATCTAAAATATCTTTGTGAGCTTTCTCTATTTCATCTAGGAGTATTAATGAATAAGGATTTTTGCGTACAGCTTCAGTTAGTTGACCGCCTGATTCGAAACCTAAATATCCAGGAGGCGCACCTATAATTTTGCTCACTGAATGCTTTTCCATATATTCAGACATATCCAGTCTTGTAATGGAAGAATTTGAATCGAATATTATTTTGGCTGTTACTTTACTTAGCTCTGTTTTCCCAACACCAGTTGGACCTAAAAAGAGAAAACTGGCTAATGGCTTGCTTGGATCATTTAGACCAGTCCTTGATCTCTTAATGGAATCTGCAACAGCCCTAATTGCACTATCTTGACCAATAATTTTTTCTTTAAGGATTGACTCGAGGCTCAAGAGTTTATCTTTTTCTGACTGGTTTAAATTCTGTACTGGAATAGAGGTCCACTTTGAGACAACTTCTGCAATATCATCAAAAGTTACCTCTTGTCTTAAAAGACTTGTATCTCCATTTTTTTGGGAATTTACTAGAGACTCACTTTTTTCTTTCAATTTTTTTTGCAAAGAATTTAAAGTTCCAAATTCTAATTCTGCTGCTTTGTTGAGGTCAAAACTCCTTTTGGCTTGATCTATTTGCAATTGAACAGATTCAATTTCTTCTTTTATGGTGCTAATCTCATCTATTTCATCTTTTTCTTTTTTCCATTGAGCGCCTAATTCTGCCTGTTTATCTTTAAGGGATAAAAGTTCATTATTGATTTTTTTTAATCTTTCTATAGAAAAATCATCCGTTTCTCTTTTTAAAGATAATTTTTCCATCTCAAACTGTAGAACTTTTCGATCAATTTCATCAATTTCTTCAGGTTTGGAAGTTATGACCATATTTAATCTTGAGGCTGCTTCATCGATAAGATCTATTGCTTTGTCAGGAAGAAATCTATCGTTTATATATCTTTCGCTTAGGGTTGCAGCAGCAACTAAAGCATTATCAGAAATTCTCACACTATGATGAACTTCGTATCTTTCTCTCAATCCTCTTAAAATTGATACAGTATCATCAATTGAAGGAGCATCAACTTTTATCTTTTGAAATCTTCGTTCTAAAGCAGGATCTTTTTCTATATTTTGTTTATGTTCATTAATAGTTGTAGCACCAATACATCTAAGTTCTCCTCTCGCAAGCATTGGTTTTAATAGGTTGCTTGCATCTAAAGAACCTCCACTAGCGCCTGCACCAACTACTGTATGAATTTCATCAATAAAAAGAATAATCTTACCGTCTGATTCTTTCACTTTCTTTAGAATATTTTTTATTCTTTCTTCAAATTCTCCACGATATTTTGCTCCAGCTAAAAGTGAACCCATATCTAATGAAATTAGTTTCCTATCTTGTAGCGCAGAAGGTACATCGCCATTAATAATTCTTTGAGATAACCCTTCTACAATGGCTGTTTTGCCAACCCCAGGTTCTCCAATAAGAACGGGATTATTTTTTGTTCTTCTACTCAATATTTGAATTGTTCTTCTAATCTCTTCATCCCTACCAATAACTGGGTCTAAAATCCCATCTCGTGCAGATTGAGTTAGATCAATACCATATTTTTCCAAAGACTCATCAGAACTATTAAATTCATTTTTTACTGCGGGATCTGACTTCATTTTCTTTATAATTTCAAGAAATTCTGGAATACCTTTTTGATTTAAAATTTGTAATCGATATTTATCATCATAAGTGAAACCGTAAACTAAGTGTTCTGTTGATATCACTACATCATTTAAAGTATTTTTTATATCATTCGCCTTCAAAAATATTTTGTGAAGAGTATCACCAATATATAAATTATCTTGTTTATTTTTCATTTTTGCCTTCGCATTTAATGAAAAGATTATTTCCCTCTCAATATGTTTTAAATTTACATTATTATTTTTTAAAATCTTTTTTGTAATATCGTCATCTTTTATAAGAGCTAATAATAAATTATCAGAGTCTACGTTTTGTTGATAATTTTTATAAGCAATTTCTTTGGCAAAAATAAAATAGTTCCAAGCAGAATTTGAGAATTCGCTGGGAACTATTTTCATTAATCAAAATATAATTGTGACGGCAGTAAGTGTTAAGTAAAAAATTAATTAAAAATTAAAATATTTATTCAACAACAACTTTACCTACCATTCCAGCTCCTCTATGAGGCTCGCAATAGTAATCATAAGTCCCTGCAGTATCAAATGTTTCTTCCCAAGACTCTCCTGGAGCAAAAGCTAAATCTGCATGACTTAGTTCCTCATGCCCATCAAAAACTGCATTGTGAGGAGCCAACTTATTATTGACGAATTTAACTGTATCACCAGCGCTAATAGTCACTGTACTTGGTTCAAACGCAAGCATTCCTGCATCTGTTCCAAGTTTCACTTCAACAGTCTTAGCTGAAACTGATGAAATTCCTAGACCTAGAGTTAAAACTATTGCGAATAACCCTGCAAAGATTGAACGTAACATAATTAAAATTTGCTTATCTATATATATTACAAGGCTTTGGGAGCCTAACTGTGAGAATTTTAATTGTTATTACAGCTTGGTAACTTTGATAACCTCAAAATATCATTCAGTGATTTCGCATAACTTTTAAGTTTGAAAGTCTCGGGATTAGTGATGGGAACATGATTAAAGTCATATTTCTTGATACTGAAGCTATCCCAAGGGGTGGTTTGGATGGGAAGAATTCTTAATAATATTTTTAGAATTTTTTTTGTAAGGGGTATCGAAAAATATCTCCTCATATTGTTTCTCTTTAAAAGTGTAATTATGGCATGATCAATTGAAATAAATTTTTGACCTAGGACAAATTTTCTAAAGCCTTTATATTTCTCTTCTTTATGATTTTTAATTAGAAATCCACAAATTTGAGCGATATCATTTGCGTGTATAAAGTGGAATTTAGAATCTATTTTTAAAAATCTTGCTAACCAAAGCCATTTCCCGATTTCTTTCAATCCACTAGTTAAATAACTTATAGGATATTTACTTTTTTTTCCAAGATTTCCTCCAAAAACCAAGGTAGGGAAAACAGCGAAAGTTTTCTCTGCAAATGAGCTTTCTCTAAGTCTCTGGAAACATTCGTATTTTGTTTGAATATACTCTGTTCCATAAATCAATGATTCCCTCATTAATTCTGTTTGGGGATCAAGAATGCTAGCTGTTGAAAAATAAATAATCTTTTCTAACTTTTCAATATCAAGCATTTCAAGTAATTCTTCAAAAGCTTTAATGTTTACTTCATAGGCTCTTTTTGGATCTCCCCAAGCTGTAGCAGTATGTATTAGGTAATTAATTTGACTAATTTCCTTTTTATATCTATGTGATTCCCTGATATCACAGACCATTAACTTTACTTTTTTATTTTCTTGAACAGAAATTGGCAACTTACTTTTGTCTCTTACCATGAGATAAAGCCTGAATTTTGTGTTTTTTAAAAACCAATTAACTAAATATTGGCCAACACATCCATTCGCACCTGTAATTAGTAAGTTTTTATATGCCAAGACTTTGACTAGTAAGTGAGTTTTTTTCCATATTCAAAAAATGTTTGAGCATTTTCTTCTGGAGTTCCAGGTAAAATTCCATGACCCAAATTAAGAATATATTTCCTGCCTTTAATTTTACTGAAAGTATTATCTATCCTTTCTTTTATTGATTGTTTGTTTCCGAATAAAATGCCAGGGTCAACATTACCTTGAATTCCTATCCCACTAGGGATTCTTTTACAAGCCTCTTCAATATCTACTGTCCAATCTAATGAGATTATATCTACTCCAGTTTTTGCCATTCTTTCTATAACACCAGCACTTCCAGAAATGTAAAGTATTACTGGTGTTTCAGGGTATTCCGCTTTTACAATGTCAACAACTTTTTTTTGATACGGCCCAGCAAAGATATCGTAATCTTGTGGGCTTAGTTGGCCTGCCCATGAATCAAAAATTTGTACTACTTGAGCTCCAGATTTTATTTGATATTTAAGATATTCACCAATAGATTTTGCAAAATGATCAAGAAGTTTATGAAGTAAATCTGGTTCATTAAAAGCCATTGACTTTATTAAAGAATAATTTTTACTGCTTTTACCTTCAACTACATATGCAGCAAGAGTCCAAGGTGCGCCAACAAAACCTAAAACTGTTGCCTCATTATTCACATCTTTTTTTAGCGAAGAAAGAACTTGCCCAACAAAACTTAAACTCTCACTTGGATTTAATTCTTTTAAATTTTCTACCTGGTCAAGAGTTCTTATTGGGTCCTCAATTATTGGACCTTTACTTTCTATTATTTCAAAATTTATACCCATCCCTGGAAGAGGTGTGAGAATATCTGAAAAAAGGATCACACCATCCGGTTTGAAAGCATGAAAAGGCTGCATTGAAATCTCATATGATAGTTCTGGATTCTCAGACCTCTCTCTAAAGCTTGGATAACGCTCCCTTAAATCTCTATAGATTTTCATATATCTTCCTGCTTGCCTCATCATCCATACTGGAGGCCTATTTACTTTTTTACCTAAAGCGGCAGAAAGTAGTAGCGGTAAATTTTCACCCATTTTTCAATTCAATATGTTTTTAAAAAAAATTTTTAAAATTCCAACTTAAAAATCTTACAATGCTAAGCCGAGCAAAAGCGTTATATGAACATTTATATGAAGCACTAAGTTAAATGAACCTTCTTATTTTTTTGATTGATGTTTGAAGATACTCACGCTTAATGGGGGCAAAGCAAGTTCTAGAGCATTTTGATAATCATGAATATTGTAATTTATAGTTTCTTTTCCTCCCATATTTCCTTTATTACTGCCTCCATATCTACATCCATCTGAATTAAATATCTCCTTATAAAATCCTTCTACAGGAACACCTACTTTATATGAACCATGAGTATTAGGTGTAAAGTTAGCAACGACAACAAGCCACTCATTGGTATCGTTTTCTCTTCTCATAAAACTTATTACCGAATTAGATTTGTCATTACAATCAATCCATTGGAATCCATAAGGATCAAAGTCGTTTTTCCATAACGCAGGTTCATTTTTATAAAGTACGTTTAGGTCATCAATCAAATTCCTGATACCTTTATGAGGCTCAAATTCTAGTAGCTCCCATTGCAGATCATCCCAAACATTCCATTCTTGCCTTTGTCCAAATTCCATTCCCATAAATATCGTTTTTTTACCAGGGTGGGTCCACATATAAGTCAGTAAAGCTCTAGTATTTGCATATTTCTTCCAGTCATCGCCTGGCATTTTATGTAAAAGATGACTCTTCCCATGGACAACCTCATCATGACTAAGAGCAAGCATAAAGTTCTCTGTATAGTTATATGTTATTGAGAAAGTCACACTATTCTGATGGAATTGCCTAAACCAAGGATCTATCTCAAAATAATCGAGCATATCGTGCATCCATCCCATATTCCATTTCAAGTTAAATCCTAACCCTCCCATGTCAGTTGGTTTGGTTACCATTGGCCAAGTTGTTGATTCTTCAGCGATAGAAAGTGCACCTGGGAAGTGTTGGAAGAGTACATGATTAGCCTGTTGAAGAAATTTAACGGCTTCAATATTTTCATTCCCACCATTTTCATTGGGTATCCATTCTCCCTCAGGACGTAGATAATCTCTGTAAAGCATGGAAGCTACAGCATCTACTCTTATGCCATCAATATGAAACTCTTCAAACCAATAAACGAGATTTGCTACTAAGAAATTTCTTACTTCGTTTCTGCTGTAATTAAATATTAGGGTTCCCCATTCTTTGTGTTCACCTATTCGTGAATCTCCATGTTCATAAAGATGGCAACCATCAAAAAATGCTAAACCATGCTTATCTTTTGGAAAATGTCCAGGGACCCAATCAAGAATTACGCCTATGCCCTCTTCATGACATTTATTTACAAACTCTCTAAATTCATTTGGGGTGCCAAATCTACTTGTTGGTGCATACCATCCTGTAACTTGGTATCCCCATGAACCATCGAAAGGATGTTCAGATATTGGCATTAGTTCAATATGAGTGAATCCTCTTTCTTTTACGTAAGGGATTAGTTTCTTGGTTAATTCTGGATAAGTTAATAATCGTGTTCCAGGTTTTAAATCGGCTGCAGGTACTGGGTCTCTTGGTTCACCATTTTCCTCCAGATATTTATTATCTGTTGATTCATGTAGCCAACTCCCTAAATGCATTTCATAAACTGAAATTGGCTTGTTAATTTGACTAGAAGAATCTCTGTTTGAAATCCAAGAACTATCATTCCAATTAAAGTTTTTCAACTTTGAAACTATTGAACCATTTTGAGGTCTGATTTCATGAAGGAAACCATATGGATCAGCTTTCTCATAAATATGACCTTGTTGTGTTCTTATTTCGTATTTATATGTGTCGCCCTCTTGCATTGATGGCATGAATAGTTCCCAAATTCCCCCTAATCTTTTTTGCATTGGATGATGTCTTCCATCCCAAGAATTTATATCTCCAATTATCGAGATTGATTTTGCATTTGGAGCCCAAATGCAAAACATGACCCCTTTTTGATTCTTTTCTTCAATGAGATGTGCTCCCATTTTTTCCCAAATATGATGATGATTACCTTCTGCAAAAAGATGTCTATCAACTTCTCCCATCCACTCTTGTCTATATGACCAAGGGTCATGTTGTGTATGTGTGATCCCTCCTCGTGAAATATTTATTTCGTAATTGTGATTTGGATTTTCAGGCAGGATAGCTTCAAAAAGCCATTTATGGTTTATGCTTTCCGCCTTATAGGTATTGTTTTTAAAATTTATTTTAACTTCGTCGGCTTCAGGCATCCATACCCTAATTACCCATTGTTCTTCATAAAAATGAGGACCTAATATTTTTAATGGATTATCATTGCAACAATTTTCTAGGTTGATAGCTTCTGATTTAATCCAGTCTGCTTGAATTGTCTCGATCATGACTGGTAGATATTAACGATTAATAATATCAAATGATTAACCAAAAAATTAATTATTTAAAAAAAAAGGGGGTCATTTTCATAAATGTTTTATCAAGGCTAAAGCTTAGAGTAATAACTCTATGATTTGCTGAAGGAGATCCAATATTTCCCTCCCCAAATCCAGGATTAACTCCAATAGCGGGATAAGCTGCTGCAGATATAGATAAGCGAAGCTTGCTATCTTTAATTAAACAAATATTTGTTGGTTGCATTGTGATTTGATAAATACATTCTTCACTTATTTTGGAGTTTTTAACCCTTAAGAATCCAGTTGAAAATTGATTCACTTTTTCATTA
This window of the Prochlorococcus marinus XMU1410 genome carries:
- a CDS encoding ATP-dependent Clp protease ATP-binding subunit, with protein sequence MKIVPSEFSNSAWNYFIFAKEIAYKNYQQNVDSDNLLLALIKDDDITKKILKNNNVNLKHIEREIIFSLNAKAKMKNKQDNLYIGDTLHKIFLKANDIKNTLNDVVISTEHLVYGFTYDDKYRLQILNQKGIPEFLEIIKKMKSDPAVKNEFNSSDESLEKYGIDLTQSARDGILDPVIGRDEEIRRTIQILSRRTKNNPVLIGEPGVGKTAIVEGLSQRIINGDVPSALQDRKLISLDMGSLLAGAKYRGEFEERIKNILKKVKESDGKIILFIDEIHTVVGAGASGGSLDASNLLKPMLARGELRCIGATTINEHKQNIEKDPALERRFQKIKVDAPSIDDTVSILRGLRERYEVHHSVRISDNALVAAATLSERYINDRFLPDKAIDLIDEAASRLNMVITSKPEEIDEIDRKVLQFEMEKLSLKRETDDFSIERLKKINNELLSLKDKQAELGAQWKKEKDEIDEISTIKEEIESVQLQIDQAKRSFDLNKAAELEFGTLNSLQKKLKEKSESLVNSQKNGDTSLLRQEVTFDDIAEVVSKWTSIPVQNLNQSEKDKLLSLESILKEKIIGQDSAIRAVADSIKRSRTGLNDPSKPLASFLFLGPTGVGKTELSKVTAKIIFDSNSSITRLDMSEYMEKHSVSKIIGAPPGYLGFESGGQLTEAVRKNPYSLILLDEIEKAHKDILDILLQVLDDGIITDGQGRTVNFKNSIIVLTSNLGSQSINDLSIRKEDTNEIKKVVDNEIKNFFKPEFLNRLDEIVIFNNLELNDIKEIAKIQLQHLEKRLNKKNLKFKITDEAINQLVENSFDHAFGARPLKRIIQKQIETKISNNILNNHYLNKDEVNIYLVNGEINVD
- a CDS encoding NAD-dependent epimerase/dehydratase family protein translates to MAYKNLLITGANGCVGQYLVNWFLKNTKFRLYLMVRDKSKLPISVQENKKVKLMVCDIRESHRYKKEISQINYLIHTATAWGDPKRAYEVNIKAFEELLEMLDIEKLEKIIYFSTASILDPQTELMRESLIYGTEYIQTKYECFQRLRESSFAEKTFAVFPTLVFGGNLGKKSKYPISYLTSGLKEIGKWLWLARFLKIDSKFHFIHANDIAQICGFLIKNHKEEKYKGFRKFVLGQKFISIDHAIITLLKRNNMRRYFSIPLTKKILKILLRILPIQTTPWDSFSIKKYDFNHVPITNPETFKLKSYAKSLNDILRLSKLPSCNNN
- a CDS encoding 6-carboxytetrahydropterin synthase translates to MYIHSLKFSCSKSYEDFPCSHRQWRHEGHCRFVHGYSRSFTFWFTAKKLDLNGFVVDFSSLKPLEYRLKEQFDHTFLINKDDPLLNYWEKLHDLDALDLRIMDNVGMEFTSELIWRWANEYLQDKDKGRTCCWKTESKENKSNKASYEEIPDWFKS
- the petE gene encoding plastocyanin yields the protein MLRSIFAGLFAIVLTLGLGISSVSAKTVEVKLGTDAGMLAFEPSTVTISAGDTVKFVNNKLAPHNAVFDGHEELSHADLAFAPGESWEETFDTAGTYDYYCEPHRGAGMVGKVVVE
- the glgB gene encoding 1,4-alpha-glucan branching protein GlgB, with protein sequence MIETIQADWIKSEAINLENCCNDNPLKILGPHFYEEQWVIRVWMPEADEVKINFKNNTYKAESINHKWLFEAILPENPNHNYEINISRGGITHTQHDPWSYRQEWMGEVDRHLFAEGNHHHIWEKMGAHLIEEKNQKGVMFCIWAPNAKSISIIGDINSWDGRHHPMQKRLGGIWELFMPSMQEGDTYKYEIRTQQGHIYEKADPYGFLHEIRPQNGSIVSKLKNFNWNDSSWISNRDSSSQINKPISVYEMHLGSWLHESTDNKYLEENGEPRDPVPAADLKPGTRLLTYPELTKKLIPYVKERGFTHIELMPISEHPFDGSWGYQVTGWYAPTSRFGTPNEFREFVNKCHEEGIGVILDWVPGHFPKDKHGLAFFDGCHLYEHGDSRIGEHKEWGTLIFNYSRNEVRNFLVANLVYWFEEFHIDGIRVDAVASMLYRDYLRPEGEWIPNENGGNENIEAVKFLQQANHVLFQHFPGALSIAEESTTWPMVTKPTDMGGLGFNLKWNMGWMHDMLDYFEIDPWFRQFHQNSVTFSITYNYTENFMLALSHDEVVHGKSHLLHKMPGDDWKKYANTRALLTYMWTHPGKKTIFMGMEFGQRQEWNVWDDLQWELLEFEPHKGIRNLIDDLNVLYKNEPALWKNDFDPYGFQWIDCNDKSNSVISFMRRENDTNEWLVVVANFTPNTHGSYKVGVPVEGFYKEIFNSDGCRYGGSNKGNMGGKETINYNIHDYQNALELALPPLSVSIFKHQSKK
- the hisIE gene encoding bifunctional phosphoribosyl-AMP cyclohydrolase/phosphoribosyl-ATP diphosphatase HisIE; this translates as MTYSTNFSIEDLRFDNYGLIPAIAQDWLDGSILMLAWMNKESLTITLETKNVHYWSRSRSEIWRKGATSGSTQILKEIRFDCDNDAIILLIEQNGSGACHTGEKSCFFNEIKINQSDKKEKKTTPFSNICSELFNTINERSINPSEKSYTNHLLTKGSNTILKKIGEESAEFIMACKDNDKNSISNEAADLIYHLQVALMHKGVEWRDVLAVLESRRKN
- the hemE gene encoding uroporphyrinogen decarboxylase, which translates into the protein MGENLPLLLSAALGKKVNRPPVWMMRQAGRYMKIYRDLRERYPSFRERSENPELSYEISMQPFHAFKPDGVILFSDILTPLPGMGINFEIIESKGPIIEDPIRTLDQVENLKELNPSESLSFVGQVLSSLKKDVNNEATVLGFVGAPWTLAAYVVEGKSSKNYSLIKSMAFNEPDLLHKLLDHFAKSIGEYLKYQIKSGAQVVQIFDSWAGQLSPQDYDIFAGPYQKKVVDIVKAEYPETPVILYISGSAGVIERMAKTGVDIISLDWTVDIEEACKRIPSGIGIQGNVDPGILFGNKQSIKERIDNTFSKIKGRKYILNLGHGILPGTPEENAQTFFEYGKKLTY